A genomic region of Melanotaenia boesemani isolate fMelBoe1 chromosome 13, fMelBoe1.pri, whole genome shotgun sequence contains the following coding sequences:
- the LOC121652200 gene encoding uncharacterized protein LOC121652200 isoform X4, translating to MVKITVKTSKKKDGARAWDKAHYCVYCKKAQLKIARHLERKHSEERDVAIAFSFPVGSKKRKKLLEGLRNKGDWQHNASVLKEGNGEIVTWRQPPGKADIESYLPCQHCYAMFKRTELWRHNKSCRGRAEDSQNGKRARIQKSSSSLIPVRESSSGVQEIIHSMQQDCVTCHIRNDEMICAYGDALFAKKGREQSQHRYIAQKLRELGRFMLAAKDIDKHVASLKDICDPANFNLAIKAARHLSNYDVNKNEYGKPSTAVKIGFSLKGATETWIGHCLMTCDGKAEKKAKKFKELLDTSWSTYVSTNAHSTIEQRKWGKEDSVPLTEDIVTLQNYLRKAENEAMAELRERVSTTAYKKLSESLLAQIVFNKKREGEASRLTLETYLNTNTGQMNKDIYETLSPVEKQLSQRLTHLVTRGKRGRKVPILLLERTKASLDFLIKKRREVGILEENPFLFARLGTTTNLRGCDCLRRFAEESKAKNPELLRSTKLRKQVATLCQLLNLDSQELEQVARFMGHDIRVHCDYYRQTDKTFQVAKIGKLLFAMEHGAESLKGRTLQTLDSVISDKGHAATPIKGLNSVNERRTSDAGRQQEAHDDGEVPHSAAARSPVKRLWQTARRRHDEDGCGADEDDGINNTIQGFENADAMSLRWRGETDC from the exons atggtGAAGATTACtgttaaaacaagcaaaaaaaaggaTGGTGCCAGGGCTTGGGACAAAGCTCATTACTGTGTGTACTGTAAAAAGGCTCAATTGAAAATAGCCAGACATCTAGAAAGAAAACATAGTGAGGAACGCGATGTCGCCATTGCTTTTAGTTTCCCAGTTGGCtccaaaaaaaggaagaaattgtTGGAAGGCCTTCGTAATAAAGGCGACTGGCAACATAATGCCAGTGTCttaaaagaaggaaatggtGAGATTGTAACATGGAGACAGCCCCCTGGGAAAGCAGACATAGAGAGCTACCTACCATGTCAACACTGTTACGCGATGTTCAAGAGAACTGAACTGTGGAGACACAATAAATCGTGCAGAGGACGGGCAGAGGATAGTCAGAACGGCAAAAGAGCCAGAATCCAAAAATCTTCCTCGTCCCTTATTCCAGTCAGAGAATCATCTAGTGGAGTACAAGAGATCATTCATTCCATGCAACAGGATTGTGTAACTTGTCATATCAGGAATGATGAGATGATTTGTGCATATGGAGATGCATTATTTGCTAAAAAGGGCAGAGAACAATCTCAGCACAGATATATTGCACAAAAACTAAGAGAATTGGGACGTTTTATGTTGGCTGCCAAAGACATTGACAAGCATGTCGCAAGTCTTAAAGACATTTGTGATCCAGCCAATTTTAATCTGGCAATTAAAGCAGCCAGGCATTTGTCAAACTATGATGTAAACAAGAATGAATATGGAAAGCCATCTACAGCTGTTAAAATTGGCTTTTCACTCAAAGGAGCAACTGAAACCTGGATAGGCCACTGCTTGATGACGTGTGATGGTAAAGCTGAGAAGAAGGCAAAAAAGTTCAAGGAACTGCTGGATACCTCCTGGTCCACTTACGTGTCGACTAATGCTCACAGCACAATTGAGCAACGCAAGTGGGGCAAAGAAGACAGTGTACCTCTGACAGAGGACATAGTCACCCTCCAGAACTACCTGAGGAAAGCTGAGAACGAGGCAATGGCAGAGTTAAGAGAGCGTGTGAGTACTACAGCGTACAAAAAATTAAGTGAGAGCCTTCTTGCACAAATCGTTTTCAATAAGAAACGGGAAGGAGAGGCATCACGTTTAACCCTTGAGACCTATCTTAACACAAACACTGGCCAAATGAACAAAGACATATATGAGACCTTATCTCCCGTGGAAAAACAATTGAGCCAGAGACTGACACATTTGGTGACACGTgggaagagagggagaaaggTTCCCATCCTACTTCTGGAGCGCACCAAAGCTTCTCTTGACTTCCTCATTAAAAAACGGAGGGAAGTTGGCATACTTGAGGAGAACCCGTTTCTGTTTGCAAGGCTTGGCACAACTACCAATCTTCGTGGGTGTGACTGCCTCAGAAGATTTGCAGAAGAGAGCAAGGCCAAAAACCCAGAACTGCTGAGATCAACAAAATTAAGGAAGCAAGTTGCTACCCTATGTCAGCTTCTCAACCTCGACAGCCAGGAACTCGAGCAAGTTGCTCGATTCATGGGACATGATATCAGGGTCCACTGCGACTATTATCGTCAGACAGATAAAACATTCCAAGTGGCCAAGATTGGCAAACTTCTGTTTGCGATGGAACATGGAGCAGAGTCCCTGAAAGGGAGGACTCTACAAACACTGGACTCTGTTATCAGtg ACAAAGGACATGCAGCCACCCCAATCAAAGGTCTGAACAGTGTCAATGAGAGAAGGACGTCGGATGCAGGAAGACAACAGGAAGCTCATGATG ATGGAGAGGTGCCACATTCAGCTGCAGCAAGGTCACCTGTAAAGAGACTATGGCAGACTGCAAGAAgaagacatgatgaagatggtTGTGGTGCTGATGAGGATGATGGGATTAATAACACCATTCAAGGATTTGAAAATGCAG